A stretch of Crossiella cryophila DNA encodes these proteins:
- a CDS encoding ABC transporter permease yields the protein MSTTGLTAAGVLRGEWIKLISVRSSAVCLLNAVVAMFSAVLLLSIRSTMQMAKVERDPVASVLSGAEFAGLGIGVLGVLLVSTEYATGLVRVVFTAVPARLPVLFAKITAVLLAVFPVMLLASAAAFLAGMAVLTANGGATTALTDPGALRGVIGTAAALAGIGVLGVALGTILRGTAAGVTAVIAVVFLLPNVGDLLPLSWQETVLKFLPAKAIEAFTHSVQDPALLTPVTGALVFTGWVAAAVTVAALRLRHRDA from the coding sequence CACCGCGGCCGGGGTGCTGCGCGGGGAGTGGATCAAGCTGATCAGCGTGCGCTCCAGCGCGGTCTGCCTGCTCAACGCGGTGGTCGCGATGTTCTCCGCGGTGCTGCTGCTCTCCATCCGCAGCACCATGCAGATGGCCAAGGTGGAACGCGATCCGGTGGCCAGCGTGCTCAGCGGCGCCGAGTTCGCCGGGCTCGGCATCGGCGTGCTGGGGGTGCTGCTGGTCAGCACCGAGTACGCCACCGGGCTGGTCCGGGTGGTCTTCACCGCGGTGCCCGCCCGGCTGCCGGTGCTCTTCGCCAAGATCACCGCGGTGCTGCTGGCGGTGTTCCCGGTGATGCTGCTGGCCAGTGCCGCCGCCTTCCTGGCCGGGATGGCGGTGCTGACCGCCAACGGCGGCGCCACCACGGCACTGACCGATCCGGGCGCACTGCGCGGGGTGATCGGCACCGCGGCCGCACTGGCCGGGATCGGGGTGCTCGGCGTGGCCCTCGGCACCATCCTGCGCGGCACCGCCGCCGGGGTGACCGCGGTGATCGCGGTGGTGTTCCTGCTGCCCAACGTCGGTGACCTGCTGCCGCTGTCCTGGCAGGAAACCGTGCTGAAGTTCCTGCCTGCCAAGGCGATCGAGGCGTTCACGCACAGCGTGCAGGACCCGGCGCTGCTGACCCCGGTCACCGGCGCGCTGGTGTTCACCGGGTGGGTGGCGGCCGCGGTGACGGTGGCGGCCCTGCGGTTGCGGCACCGCGACGCCTAG